The following coding sequences lie in one Prevotella sp. oral taxon 299 str. F0039 genomic window:
- a CDS encoding TonB-dependent receptor, translated as MRRRLTLIFLSLFVVVSAAIAQTTVKGLVLSSEGNEPVIGASVKVVGADKGVITDTDGNFSISVNSLDERLEVSYIGMITKIVKASHNLKVVLDPDHKQIDEVIVVAYGKQKKEAFTGAAGVVGSETLSKRVVSNASTALAGSVAGVQMYSTNGAPGADPIIRVRGIGSISSSNKPLIILDGVPYDGDISSINPSDIASMTVLKDAASNAIYGARGANGVVMITTKNGNTGDAKVTFDAKWGTNSRLIPQYDIIKDPGQYVQTQFKSLYNSQLYAGQSAADAYAYATASIFDANNGGLGYPIYTVPTGENLIKEDFSINPNAKLGYSDGTYYYTPDDWYSAAIKSSFRQEYNASVSGKSPRLQYYAGIGYLGDTGLIPNSEFKRYSARVNADYQAKKWLRIGTNLAYAYTNTRLAADQDSETGFTSAGNVFYISNSIGPVYPLYVRNVDGSIKINPATGNPVYDSGNNTAYSRGNFAGNAVRDVYYNKGNSDRDVLTSKVYAQITPIEHLVLTTNIAANLVNQRRNVLSSSFASATNEDGIAFVRSTRAFGVNNQYLAEYSNTFGKNSLSALLGYEKYRYTYKYLGASNDHLYNPFIGELNNAANAPQSRPNSYVDEYMSQGIFSRLQYDYEDKYFVSASFRRDASSVFHKDHRWGNFGSVGAAWLITKEPFMQSLTWLNSLKLKASWGKQGNDALINPTTKERQYYAYQDFYSPSYSNGNYSLVMTYKGNKDLTWETSYSFNTGVEFSVLNNRITGSIDFFSRKTVDLIYNKPVPPSSGIVTGSIPTNIGSVLNTGVEVDLNGVILKGNDLLWTANLNLTHYKNKILSLSPELEALGGQKGSVFIRKVGGSLANAYLREYAGVDPSTGEARYYNDPDNGDYSYATSYNAATRTDLGDLLPKFYGGFGTRLEFKGFDFSAMFSYQLGGRIYDDGYASFMHTGSGVHVGTNWHKDILNAWTPENTNTNIPRLSAGDNVTNSTSSRFLISSDYLSINNITLGYTLPKSWLNNIGLQAARVYLACDNLAVFSARKGLDPRYSYDASGNNGASSDYPAMRTVTAGVQVTF; from the coding sequence ATGAGAAGAAGACTAACATTGATTTTTTTGAGTCTCTTTGTCGTCGTTTCTGCAGCTATTGCACAAACAACCGTAAAGGGATTAGTACTCTCTTCGGAGGGGAATGAACCTGTGATAGGTGCTTCAGTAAAAGTGGTTGGCGCAGATAAAGGCGTCATTACAGACACTGATGGTAATTTTTCGATAAGCGTAAACAGCTTAGACGAACGCTTAGAAGTATCATATATTGGTATGATTACTAAAATAGTGAAAGCTTCGCACAATTTAAAAGTAGTGTTAGATCCCGATCATAAACAGATAGATGAAGTGATTGTGGTGGCTTATGGTAAGCAAAAAAAGGAAGCATTTACGGGTGCAGCAGGTGTAGTAGGTAGCGAAACACTTAGCAAACGTGTTGTTTCTAATGCCTCAACAGCCCTTGCTGGTAGTGTAGCAGGTGTGCAAATGTATAGCACAAACGGCGCTCCTGGAGCAGATCCAATCATCCGTGTTCGTGGTATTGGTTCTATTTCTTCAAGCAATAAACCTCTTATTATATTAGATGGTGTACCTTATGATGGTGATATTTCATCAATCAACCCTTCTGATATTGCTTCAATGACCGTATTGAAAGATGCTGCTTCGAATGCTATCTATGGTGCTCGTGGTGCTAATGGTGTTGTGATGATTACCACAAAGAATGGTAATACGGGCGATGCTAAGGTTACTTTCGATGCTAAATGGGGTACAAATAGCCGCTTAATTCCACAATATGACATTATAAAAGACCCAGGACAGTATGTTCAAACACAGTTCAAGAGCCTCTATAATTCACAACTTTACGCTGGACAATCAGCGGCAGATGCTTACGCTTACGCAACAGCTAGTATCTTTGATGCCAACAATGGTGGTTTAGGTTACCCCATTTACACTGTTCCAACAGGTGAAAACCTAATAAAAGAAGATTTCAGTATCAATCCAAACGCAAAGCTTGGATATTCTGATGGCACCTATTATTATACTCCAGACGATTGGTATAGCGCTGCTATTAAATCAAGTTTCCGTCAAGAGTACAATGCTTCTGTGTCTGGAAAGAGCCCACGTTTGCAGTATTATGCAGGTATTGGCTACCTAGGAGATACAGGTTTGATTCCTAATTCAGAATTCAAACGCTACTCAGCACGTGTTAATGCAGACTATCAAGCAAAGAAATGGTTGCGCATTGGTACTAACCTTGCTTACGCATATACCAACACTCGTTTGGCAGCTGACCAAGATTCAGAAACAGGTTTCACATCTGCTGGTAACGTATTCTATATCTCTAATAGTATAGGTCCAGTGTATCCACTTTACGTTCGTAATGTAGATGGCTCAATAAAGATCAATCCTGCAACAGGAAACCCAGTGTACGACTCAGGTAATAACACTGCTTATAGTCGTGGAAACTTCGCTGGTAACGCTGTACGTGACGTGTATTATAACAAAGGAAACTCTGATCGTGATGTGCTAACAAGCAAGGTTTATGCTCAAATAACACCAATCGAGCACCTTGTTTTAACTACAAATATAGCAGCAAACCTTGTTAATCAACGTAGAAACGTGTTGTCTAGTAGCTTCGCTTCTGCAACAAATGAAGATGGAATAGCGTTTGTTCGTTCTACAAGAGCATTCGGTGTGAACAACCAATACTTAGCAGAATATAGCAATACATTCGGCAAAAACAGCTTAAGTGCATTGCTTGGATATGAAAAGTATCGTTATACTTATAAATATTTAGGTGCATCTAACGATCATCTTTACAACCCTTTCATTGGCGAATTGAACAATGCTGCGAACGCACCTCAAAGCCGTCCAAACTCATATGTAGACGAATACATGTCTCAAGGTATATTCTCTCGTTTGCAATACGACTACGAAGACAAGTATTTCGTTAGTGCTTCGTTCCGTAGAGACGCTTCTTCTGTGTTCCACAAAGACCACCGTTGGGGTAACTTTGGTAGTGTTGGAGCTGCTTGGTTGATAACAAAAGAACCATTTATGCAATCACTTACATGGTTGAACTCATTGAAGTTAAAGGCAAGTTGGGGTAAACAAGGTAACGATGCGTTGATTAATCCAACTACAAAAGAGCGTCAATATTATGCTTATCAAGACTTCTATTCGCCTTCATATAGCAACGGAAACTATTCATTAGTAATGACTTATAAAGGTAATAAAGACTTAACTTGGGAAACATCATACAGCTTTAATACTGGAGTTGAATTCAGTGTGTTGAACAATCGCATAACAGGTAGCATTGATTTCTTTAGCCGTAAGACTGTAGACCTTATCTATAATAAGCCAGTTCCACCATCTTCTGGTATCGTAACAGGCTCAATTCCAACCAACATCGGTAGCGTTTTGAACACAGGTGTAGAGGTTGATTTGAACGGAGTGATATTAAAAGGAAACGATTTACTATGGACTGCAAATCTAAACCTTACTCACTATAAGAATAAGATCTTATCGCTTTCACCTGAGTTAGAGGCTCTTGGAGGCCAAAAGGGTTCTGTATTTATTCGTAAAGTGGGCGGTTCACTTGCAAATGCTTATCTAAGAGAGTACGCAGGAGTAGACCCTTCAACTGGAGAAGCACGCTATTATAATGATCCCGACAATGGAGATTATAGCTATGCAACATCTTATAACGCTGCAACACGTACCGACTTAGGTGACCTTTTACCTAAATTTTACGGCGGATTCGGCACTCGTCTCGAGTTTAAGGGCTTCGATTTCTCTGCAATGTTCTCGTATCAGTTAGGCGGAAGAATATATGATGACGGATATGCATCATTCATGCACACTGGATCTGGAGTACACGTGGGAACCAATTGGCATAAAGATATCTTGAATGCATGGACTCCTGAGAATACAAATACAAACATACCACGTCTAAGTGCTGGTGATAATGTAACAAACAGCACATCAAGTCGCTTCTTAATTAGCTCAGATTATTTAAGCATTAACAACATCACTTTGGGTTATACTCTACCAAAGAGCTGGCTAAATAATATTGGTTTACAAGCTGCAAGAGTATATTTGGCATGCGATAACCTAGCAGTTTTCTCTGCACGTAAGGGTCTTGATCCACGTTATTCTTATGATGCTTCAGGAAATAATGGTGCATCTAGTGATTATCCTGCAATGCGTACAGTTACTGCAGGCGTACAAGTTACATTCTAA
- a CDS encoding RagB/SusD family nutrient uptake outer membrane protein: protein MRYTKYLYTVLGVALLVSCSDINDITTQGNDLSADQVAETNRVNPERLKASVTGLYQIAALPGKVYDTDNDAGIMTYMLSADCNGPDMTSTAAGYNWYLPSSNYSDHLSSAGINAVGYNTCYNQIEAANTILRQIDESTATATQKHYIGNARFCRAFDYLLLATRYQLNYQVDKTALCVPLVTEKTADVYNNKRATVEEVYNQIISDLTSAIELLQGYERPDKRYANVAVANGLLARTYLAMGEYAKAAEYAQKAIDATDAQPASISDVSKPTFCDASKENNWMWGILLTVDDVSSRSIAPMSSQLSSFPGYGYTGAGACYKDINVLLYNKIPSTDVRKEWWVGPSKTNSHLNGLTWEEAGVTLKGNEIITGSLESKQPFRVYTNVKFGMKAGIGSPNNNNDSPLMRVEEMYLIKAEGLAMSGNLAAGKQVLEDFVKTYRDPSYSVTATTAAAFQNEVWFQRRVELWGEGFSMYDLLRLQKPLVRFHSGKDSNVVTRLRFNMPANDPYYAYRFTQKERDNNKGIVDNTTGKEPVSGQNGDLRDGVTD, encoded by the coding sequence ATGAGATATACAAAATATTTATATACAGTTCTTGGTGTTGCGCTACTGGTTAGCTGCTCGGATATCAACGATATCACTACACAAGGAAACGATCTTTCTGCTGATCAAGTAGCAGAAACCAATAGAGTTAATCCAGAAAGACTAAAGGCAAGCGTCACAGGTCTATATCAAATTGCTGCCCTTCCGGGTAAAGTTTATGACACAGACAATGACGCTGGTATCATGACTTACATGCTTTCGGCAGATTGTAACGGTCCTGATATGACCAGTACAGCAGCAGGTTACAACTGGTATTTGCCCTCTTCTAACTACTCAGACCATTTAAGTTCAGCTGGAATCAATGCAGTTGGCTACAATACTTGCTACAATCAGATAGAGGCTGCCAATACTATTCTAAGACAAATAGATGAGTCTACAGCCACAGCTACACAAAAACACTATATCGGTAATGCACGATTTTGTAGAGCATTCGATTACTTGTTGCTTGCAACTCGTTATCAATTGAACTACCAAGTGGATAAAACAGCACTTTGTGTGCCCCTTGTTACAGAGAAAACAGCCGATGTTTACAATAACAAACGTGCCACAGTTGAAGAAGTTTACAATCAAATTATATCAGACTTAACATCTGCAATTGAGCTACTTCAAGGCTATGAGCGTCCTGATAAGAGATATGCTAACGTGGCAGTAGCTAATGGTTTGCTTGCAAGAACATATCTTGCAATGGGCGAATACGCAAAAGCTGCAGAGTATGCACAAAAGGCTATCGATGCAACCGATGCGCAACCAGCATCAATAAGCGATGTGTCTAAACCAACATTCTGCGACGCTTCGAAAGAAAACAACTGGATGTGGGGTATTCTTTTAACTGTAGATGATGTCTCATCTCGATCTATTGCACCCATGAGCTCACAGCTTTCATCATTCCCTGGCTATGGTTATACAGGCGCAGGAGCATGTTATAAGGATATAAATGTATTGTTATACAACAAGATTCCATCGACAGATGTGCGCAAAGAATGGTGGGTTGGACCTTCAAAAACCAACAGTCATTTAAATGGATTGACATGGGAAGAGGCTGGAGTAACATTGAAAGGCAATGAGATCATCACAGGTTCATTAGAATCAAAGCAACCATTTAGAGTTTATACCAACGTGAAGTTTGGTATGAAAGCAGGCATTGGTTCACCCAATAACAATAACGACTCGCCTCTAATGCGTGTAGAAGAGATGTATTTAATCAAGGCAGAAGGACTTGCAATGAGCGGTAATTTAGCTGCAGGAAAACAAGTGTTAGAAGACTTTGTGAAGACATATAGAGATCCATCATATAGCGTTACAGCTACAACAGCAGCGGCTTTCCAAAACGAAGTGTGGTTCCAACGTCGTGTAGAGCTATGGGGTGAGGGCTTCTCAATGTACGATTTGTTGCGCTTGCAAAAGCCACTTGTACGCTTCCATTCAGGCAAAGATAGCAATGTTGTAACCCGTTTGCGCTTCAATATGCCTGCAAACGATCCTTACTACGCATATCGTTTCACTCAAAAAGAGCGTGACAACAACAAGGGAATAGTAGATAACACCACAGGAAAAGAACCTGTTTCAGGACAAAATGGTGACCTAAGAGATGGTGTTACCGATTAA